Genomic DNA from Methanosarcina sp. MTP4:
AAAAGCATTAAGTCAATCATCCTTGCAGGCGGGTCGGGAACACGGCTCTGGCCCCTGAGCCGGGAAATGTACCCGAAACAGTTCCTCAAATTCGGCGAGAGGTCTCTTTTCCAGGACACGGTGCTCCGCTGCCTTGAAATTTCTAAAATTGAAGAACTTTTCGTGGTAACCAACGAAGCCCAGAAGTTTTTCGTGATGGGGCAAATCAAAGAAATTGGGCATGAAATCCCTTCCGAAAATATCCTGATCGAACCCGAAGGAAGAAACACCCTCCCCGCTATCCTTTACGGGATGAAGGAGATTGAAAGGATTTTCGGGAAATCCACAGTCGGGATTTTCTCCTCCGACCATGTCCTCGATAAAGCCGCCATGCAAACAATCTCCTCAGCAGAAGAACTGGTATCTGCTTCTCTCGTGACCTTCGGAGTCGTGCCCACCTTCCCTAATACAGGCTACGGCTACGTTAAACCTGCCGAACCTCTGGGTCCCGGCTACCGTGTTTCCGGGTTCCGGGAAAAACCGGGTGAAGAAACCGCAAAAAAGTACATCGAAGAAGGCTGCCTCTGGAACAGCGGGATGTTTCTGTTTGACACCGATCTCTTTTTTGAAGAAGTCCGGAAACATGCTCCTGAAGTCCTTTCCTGTTTTGAGCAGTTCGAGGACATTGCCGGGATCTACGAAAACGTGGAAAAAATCTCCGTTGACTACGGCATTATGGAAAAATCCGATCGAGTTGCGGTTGTCAGGCTGGACCATAAGTGGAGTGATCTCGGGAATTTCTCTGCAATTTACGATGAGTTTGAAAAGGACCTGGATGAAAATGTGGTCCATAGATGTGATCCCTTCCTTTTGAATTCTACCGGGAACCTAGTTCATTCAAAATCCGGGAAGATTGTTTCCCTTATCGATGTAAGTGACTTCGTTGTCGTTGATACCCCCGATGCCCTGCTTGTCTGCCCCAAAGAGAGCAGCCAGAAAGTGAAAGAAATCGTTACCGAGCTCAAAGACAGGGATGATGAAAGGGCGTATATCGGACAAAAAGTATACAGGCCCTGGGGGTCATATTCTCTGCTTGAAAACTCGGCAGGGCACAAGATCAAGAATATTGCTGTACTTCCTGAGCATAAGTTGAGCCTACAGATGCATTATCATAGAAGCGAGCACTGGGTTGTTGTAAAGGGAATGGCCTGCGTCGAGGTCAACGGGGAGAAATTCTTTTTAAGGCCAGGGGAGAGTACGTTTATTCGTGCTGGAGAAAAGCACAGGCTTTCGAATCCGGGGAAGGTTCCGCTGGAGATCATTGAGGTGCAGCTGGGAGAGCTTGTGGATGAAGGGGATATTGTGAGGTTTGATGATGTGTATGGGAGATATTGATGCATAATTCGAGTAAGGATCTGTAGCGAAATAACCTGTGTAATTTATAATTCATCGTATGTTTTTATTGGTTTGGTCGATGTCGAAAATCGTTAGGTCCATGGAATATATATATGCTATTTCGTTACGAGTCCTAAATCAAAATTATTGAATATTTAGATTATCAATTGAGGAATAATTTGTGGGACACGAGGAATAATTTGGAGGGCACTGCCTGATCAAGGACACCTACCACTTGGAAAGAGGGTTAAGATTCGGGAAAGGAAGCCTTGACTATCCCGAAGGTGCTGATTAGATCTACGTGCTTGCAAGGAAGGTCAATGACTTCATGCCTGTGCGTATGTGCAACCTGACTGCTGCAGCCCTTGAGAGGATCGGGAAATAAATTGAAGGGTCAAAAATTGCAATGCTTGGTTGGGCTTTTATTAATGATTCTGATGATGCAAGGAACACGCCGTCAGAGCCTTACAGGGATCTTTGCCTGCAAGTCGGGGCTGAAGTTGCAGTTCATGACCCTTATGTTGTGAATTACCCAAATGTAGAGATCTCGGATGATCTGAAAGAGGTTTGTGGGAAAGAAAATCCGGTTATTGTGGATGGAAAGAATGTGGTTAATCCGGATGAGTTTATTGAGAAAGGGTTTGTGTATAAGGGGGTTGGGAGAGGGGATAAGAATGAGCATATGATTAAATTATTTTTAATACCAAAGGATACAGACCTACAAATTAAAAACTGGAAGTTCACAAGAAAAAACGTGGATGAGAAAATGTCCAACTATTATATGGTATAATTAAGTTGCCAGGACAGTGGTATAATTAAGTTGTCAGAACACTAGGGCATAGACGGAGGTTAAAGTGGTCAGTATGATAAAAATATTAGCGACAGGCGTAAAAATAGAGGATAATTTTGGTGGTCCCTCAATACTGCATGGTCTTCAGGAGGTTTTAGCTGAACTTTATGGTAATGATTATGAATTAATATATTATCAGACAACCCCATTTAACGAATACTCGACACGCGATTTTAACTTTAAAATACGAACAATACCCTTTTCATTCAAGAATTTTGGCTTTGCTCTTCTGAGAAACAAAGAAATGAAAGAATTTATTCGAGAGGTAAAATCATCAGATATTATTGTAGATTTGTATGGAATTTGTTTTTCCGATAATTTAAACTCACAAAAGTTTAGTTATTTGAGGATGTTTTTTAATACTGCCTATACATTCAGGATATTAGCCACTGCAAAATTTTTCAGCAGAAAAACAGTTAAAAACACCTGTAGTTTTGGACCAATGAAAAGCAAATTGAACCAAAAGTCTGCAGCATTTACCTGCAACCACCTATTCGATGTAGTGTCTGCAAGAGAAGCGAAAAGTCTTGATTCTCTCATTTATGATGCAAAAGTAAAAAAAGAGATTTTTTTATCGCCAGATATTGCAAACATGATGACTTTCTCAAAAGATAACATTTTTGATGAGAAAAAGATCGGAATTTCTACTAGTCACCAGATAATCCGGCAATGGAAAGGAAAAACAGGGTATGTTGAATGCATAGTAAATTTATGTAGACATATTTCCCAGACATATGGAATATCGATTATTTTTATTCCCAATGAAGTTCAGCCGTTATCAGATGTGAATGATATTACCGTGTCGAGGGAAATCCAGGATAAATTAAAAAAAGAAGGTATTCATGTAGATATCATTGATTCGGCACATATGTCCAGCAAAGAATTAAAAAACATCATCGCATCATGTGAGGTTATTGTCGCAAGTAGATATCATTCATGTGTTGCTGCTTTGTCCTCAGGAGTTCCAACACTTGTTGTAGGATGGCACTACAAATATGAGGAGCTCCTCCACTGGTATGGTCAGGATGAATGGGGGATACCAACTGGTGAATGTACTTCAGAAAAACTGATCTCAACCTTTGATTCATTCTGGGAGAGCAGAGATGAATCTAAAAAGATAATTGCTGAAAAATATCGCGAAGTTCGAAAAGCAGTTATTGAGACTGGAAAAATTCTGTTTTCAAAGTAAGAGGTGAATAATGCAAATAGATAACATCTCTCATATTGCAAACAATGCTCTTTGTACTTCCTGCGGGGCATGTGCCGGTATCTGTCCATCAAATGCAATCGAAATAGTCACAAACACTTCCGGATATCTTGTTGCAGTTATCAACAATGAGTTATGTATCTATTGCGGGAAATGTGCAAAAATCTGCCCAAGCAATCCTGAAAACAATCCCTCTATTGAGACGGATGACATTTTTCATGGCGTATGTCTTGCAGGATATGTAGGATATGCAAGTGATAGCTCAATAAGGCAAAAATCACAGAGTGGTGGAATTGTAACAGCGTTATTGTGTTATCTTTTAGAGCAAAATAAGATCGAAGGGGCAATAGTAAATAACCTAAACTCACAAACAAGAAGGCCACAAGCGGTATTTGCTTCATCGAAGTCTGAAATAATTGATGCATGCGGGTCGTATTATACCCAGTCGTCAGTTGTTAAAACAATACTTGAACATTCTGATAAAAATACTGCTGCTGTTGTTTTGGGGTGCCAGGCAGAAAGTCTTCAATTAATTCGTGAAAATTACCCAAACACCACCTTGCCAAAATATAAAATTGGTTTGATTTGTGCAGGACAACATGGGGGTGACATGATTGATGATTTGATCGAACAAAGTGAGTGTGATACCAAACAAATATCGGGATTCCGGTTCAGGGACAAAAGTTATGGATGGCCTGGTGA
This window encodes:
- a CDS encoding mannose-1-phosphate guanylyltransferase/mannose-6-phosphate isomerase, translated to MKSIKSIILAGGSGTRLWPLSREMYPKQFLKFGERSLFQDTVLRCLEISKIEELFVVTNEAQKFFVMGQIKEIGHEIPSENILIEPEGRNTLPAILYGMKEIERIFGKSTVGIFSSDHVLDKAAMQTISSAEELVSASLVTFGVVPTFPNTGYGYVKPAEPLGPGYRVSGFREKPGEETAKKYIEEGCLWNSGMFLFDTDLFFEEVRKHAPEVLSCFEQFEDIAGIYENVEKISVDYGIMEKSDRVAVVRLDHKWSDLGNFSAIYDEFEKDLDENVVHRCDPFLLNSTGNLVHSKSGKIVSLIDVSDFVVVDTPDALLVCPKESSQKVKEIVTELKDRDDERAYIGQKVYRPWGSYSLLENSAGHKIKNIAVLPEHKLSLQMHYHRSEHWVVVKGMACVEVNGEKFFLRPGESTFIRAGEKHRLSNPGKVPLEIIEVQLGELVDEGDIVRFDDVYGRY
- a CDS encoding polysaccharide pyruvyl transferase family protein, with amino-acid sequence MIKILATGVKIEDNFGGPSILHGLQEVLAELYGNDYELIYYQTTPFNEYSTRDFNFKIRTIPFSFKNFGFALLRNKEMKEFIREVKSSDIIVDLYGICFSDNLNSQKFSYLRMFFNTAYTFRILATAKFFSRKTVKNTCSFGPMKSKLNQKSAAFTCNHLFDVVSAREAKSLDSLIYDAKVKKEIFLSPDIANMMTFSKDNIFDEKKIGISTSHQIIRQWKGKTGYVECIVNLCRHISQTYGISIIFIPNEVQPLSDVNDITVSREIQDKLKKEGIHVDIIDSAHMSSKELKNIIASCEVIVASRYHSCVAALSSGVPTLVVGWHYKYEELLHWYGQDEWGIPTGECTSEKLISTFDSFWESRDESKKIIAEKYREVRKAVIETGKILFSK
- a CDS encoding Coenzyme F420 hydrogenase/dehydrogenase, beta subunit C-terminal domain — protein: MQIDNISHIANNALCTSCGACAGICPSNAIEIVTNTSGYLVAVINNELCIYCGKCAKICPSNPENNPSIETDDIFHGVCLAGYVGYASDSSIRQKSQSGGIVTALLCYLLEQNKIEGAIVNNLNSQTRRPQAVFASSKSEIIDACGSYYTQSSVVKTILEHSDKNTAAVVLGCQAESLQLIRENYPNTTLPKYKIGLICAGQHGGDMIDDLIEQSECDTKQISGFRFRDKSYGWPGDVHVTTSTKDYWLPKEKRYGLKKVYELHRCIACYDQMNIFSDIVCGDPWGISHKQQPEGHTVVIARTETGKKLLENAARDGAIILEELSKEDIFRGQTVDGRHKTKFYTSREIFYENKWLFPYPDNYFENIPFTPVNIMVRQNLKERLTYSRDLYLTIDSEDYLRKVNLKKKKLQGNIIQKAIRKMMPYAGVILRKLSVIK